A single Myxococcales bacterium DNA region contains:
- a CDS encoding NAD(P)H-binding protein has translation MSEPALLVTGASGHLGRRVLEILLDVPGERTLIAATRTPARLADLAARGVDVRAADFDDAAGLDAAFAGVGRALLISTDAVDPPGRRAAQHAAAVRALGQAGAQHVVYTSAVDAPTAGDVTADHRATETALQASDLDFTVLRNNLYAELVLGALPAAVATGELVDARGDGAVAWISRDDCARVAAAMLLEAGLGRRLVQVAGPVAYTSRDVAALIAEVSGRPVAHRAVTLDERVAGLIAVGVPAPAARTYAAFDAAIAAGELARTSTAVERLTGTPARPLREVLAAHLPPA, from the coding sequence ATGTCCGAACCTGCGTTGCTGGTCACCGGCGCCTCCGGCCACCTGGGGCGTCGCGTGCTCGAGATCCTGCTCGACGTGCCCGGCGAGCGCACGCTGATCGCCGCCACCCGCACGCCGGCCCGGCTGGCCGACCTGGCCGCGCGTGGCGTCGACGTGCGCGCGGCCGACTTCGACGACGCGGCCGGCCTCGACGCCGCGTTCGCCGGGGTCGGGCGCGCGCTGCTGATCAGCACCGACGCCGTCGATCCGCCCGGCCGCCGCGCCGCCCAGCACGCCGCCGCGGTGCGCGCGCTCGGTCAGGCCGGCGCCCAGCACGTGGTCTACACCTCGGCGGTCGACGCGCCGACCGCGGGCGACGTCACCGCCGACCACCGGGCCACCGAGACCGCCCTGCAGGCCTCCGACCTCGACTTCACGGTCCTGCGCAACAACCTGTACGCCGAGCTCGTGCTCGGCGCGCTGCCCGCTGCGGTCGCGACCGGCGAGCTGGTCGACGCCCGCGGCGACGGCGCGGTGGCGTGGATCAGCCGCGACGACTGCGCCCGGGTCGCGGCCGCGATGCTGCTCGAGGCCGGGCTCGGCCGGCGCCTCGTGCAGGTCGCCGGGCCGGTCGCGTACACCAGCCGCGACGTCGCCGCGCTGATCGCCGAGGTGAGCGGCCGGCCGGTGGCGCACCGCGCGGTCACGCTCGATGAGCGCGTCGCCGGCCTGATCGCGGTCGGCGTGCCCGCACCGGCGGCGCGGACCTACGCCGCCTTCGACGCCGCGATCGCGGCCGGCGAGCTCGCGCGGACCTCGACCGCGGTCGAGCGGCTGACCGGCACGCCGGCCCGTCCGCTGCGCGAGGTCCTCGCGGCGCACCTGCCGCCAGCGTAG
- a CDS encoding SRPBCC family protein, whose amino-acid sequence MRETSGSVIIRRPADEVFGYLRVYDNQAAWEDFVLEARSEPPGPAVVGTRVHKLRRTPIAQERFTIEIVAMDEARRRWVDVALDGDLADTRVEWAITPVPDGCRLDVRIELHAHGLLKGLMPVVWRTARRQMRMALGSLKRVLEAGRASAATVATTAP is encoded by the coding sequence ATGCGCGAAACGAGCGGCAGCGTGATCATCCGTCGGCCCGCCGATGAGGTGTTCGGCTACCTGCGCGTGTACGACAACCAGGCGGCGTGGGAAGACTTCGTGCTCGAGGCGCGGTCCGAGCCGCCCGGCCCGGCGGTGGTCGGCACCCGCGTCCACAAGCTGCGGCGCACGCCGATCGCCCAGGAGCGGTTCACCATCGAGATCGTCGCGATGGACGAGGCCCGGCGGCGCTGGGTCGACGTGGCGCTCGATGGTGACCTCGCCGACACGCGCGTCGAGTGGGCGATCACGCCGGTCCCGGACGGCTGCCGGCTCGACGTCCGCATCGAGCTGCACGCGCACGGCCTGCTCAAGGGCCTCATGCCGGTGGTCTGGCGGACCGCGCGCCGCCAGATGCGCATGGCGCTCGGGTCGCTCAAGCGCGTGCTCGAGGCCGGGCGCGCCAGCGCGGCGACCGTCGCGACGACCGCGCCCTGA
- a CDS encoding ATP-grasp domain-containing protein has product MSLDLHGLTLVLSDRADPERDAVAAAWSAAGGAVERVAQFWRVEPIARARVYGAEAFAHVVAQRLGLTLVSPPDDLLVRLPRRLLGRAVRLCPIAAAPTLSYPCFVKSVVPKLFRSRVYRSADDLAAAAHGLDGAEAVLVSDVVTFTAEARAWVCDGAVTTIACYEGAGDLAAATALALEVAGDPAVPATCVIDVGDTTDRGWVVVEANAAWGAGLNGCDPVAAAGCIARAAFAP; this is encoded by the coding sequence GTGTCGCTCGACCTGCACGGCCTGACCCTTGTGCTCAGCGACCGCGCCGATCCGGAACGCGACGCGGTCGCGGCGGCGTGGAGCGCGGCCGGCGGCGCGGTCGAGCGCGTCGCGCAGTTCTGGCGGGTCGAGCCGATCGCCCGCGCGCGGGTGTACGGCGCCGAGGCGTTCGCGCACGTCGTCGCGCAGCGGCTGGGCCTGACGCTGGTGTCCCCACCCGACGATCTGCTGGTCCGCCTGCCGCGCCGGCTCCTGGGCCGCGCGGTGCGGCTGTGCCCGATCGCGGCGGCGCCGACGCTGTCGTACCCGTGCTTCGTCAAGTCGGTCGTGCCGAAGCTGTTCCGGTCGCGGGTCTACCGGTCGGCCGACGACCTGGCCGCGGCGGCGCACGGCCTCGACGGCGCCGAGGCGGTGCTCGTGTCCGACGTGGTGACGTTCACGGCCGAGGCCCGCGCCTGGGTGTGTGACGGCGCGGTCACCACGATCGCCTGCTACGAGGGCGCCGGCGACCTGGCCGCGGCGACCGCGCTGGCGCTCGAGGTCGCCGGCGACCCGGCCGTGCCCGCGACCTGCGTGATCGACGTGGGCGACACGACCGATCGCGGCTGGGTGGTAGTCGAGGCCAACGCAGCGTGGGGCGCCGGCCTCAACGGCTGCGATCCCGTCGCCGCCGCCGGCTGCATCGCGCGGGCCGCGTTCGCGCCGTGA
- a CDS encoding nicotinamide mononucleotide transporter: protein MEELLRWLDSAAVVIAGAPVSWAEVLGDVSGLACVALVARQHVWNWPLGLINNVFWALLFWRAKLYSDSSLQGIFFALGCYGWWRWRPGAAGAVLRVRRTQAREWGLLAAGVAVATAALSIWLAHATDSPAPLADASVLTLSLAATWGQAEKLVESWWIWITVDVISVPLYISRGLYPTAAVYVIFGALCVVGLRAWARALAAQARA, encoded by the coding sequence ATGGAGGAGCTCCTGCGCTGGCTCGACAGCGCGGCCGTGGTGATCGCCGGGGCGCCGGTCTCCTGGGCCGAGGTGCTCGGCGACGTGTCGGGGCTGGCGTGCGTCGCGCTGGTCGCGCGGCAGCACGTGTGGAACTGGCCGCTGGGGCTCATCAACAACGTGTTCTGGGCGCTCTTGTTCTGGCGCGCCAAGCTCTACAGCGACAGCTCGCTGCAGGGGATCTTCTTCGCGCTCGGGTGCTACGGGTGGTGGCGGTGGCGCCCGGGCGCCGCGGGCGCGGTGCTGCGGGTGCGCCGCACCCAGGCCCGCGAGTGGGGCCTGCTCGCCGCCGGGGTGGCGGTCGCGACCGCGGCGCTGTCGATCTGGCTGGCGCACGCCACCGACTCGCCGGCGCCGCTGGCCGACGCCAGCGTGCTCACGCTCAGCCTGGCCGCGACCTGGGGCCAGGCCGAGAAGCTCGTCGAGTCGTGGTGGATCTGGATCACGGTCGACGTGATCAGCGTGCCGCTCTACATCAGCCGCGGGCTGTACCCGACCGCCGCGGTCTACGTGATCTTCGGCGCGCTGTGCGTGGTCGGCCTGCGGGCCTGGGCCCGCGCGCTCGCCGCCCAGGCCCGGGCATGA